DNA sequence from the Chloroflexota bacterium genome:
GTAGTAGCTGAACCATGATGCAGCCAAGCGACAGGCAGCCATCGAAGAGCGAAGCCTCCATGGCGCTTGCCGGATTCATTAACCTCAGTGCGGCCTGGTTCGGGCTGTCCTACCTCTGGAGTGGCCTGCACGCGATTCTGCTTCCCCTCATGCTGATCGGCCTGGTGCCGGAGGCGTTCAAGAACACCTTTCTGGGGGTCCTGACCTTCGCTGGCTTGATCATGGCCATGTTGACCCAGCCCATCGCCGGCGCAATCAGCGATCGCAGCGGGTTGTTTGGCCGCTTTGGCAAGCGCCGACCCTGGATGGTTCTGGGCACAGGCGCTGATTTGATCTTCCTGTTGTTGTTGGGGCTTGCGACTCAGTTTTGGTGGCTGCTACTGGCTTATGTGGGTTTGCAGATCGCCTCCAGTTTTGCCGAGGCTTCTCTCCAGGGATTGTTGCCGGACCTGGTGCCCAACGAGCAGAGAGGACGCGGCTCCGGGTACAAGAATGCCGCACAGATTGCGGGCTTTGTTGCCGGGGTTGGTATCGGTGGCTTCCTGGCAGGACGGGGGCAGATCAGGGAAGCCTTGCTGGCCACCGGCATCATTCTGGTTGGCACGACGGCCTGGACCAGCCTGGGAGTCCACGAGGAACCGGTGGCTCGTGCCAGAACCAAATCCCTGAGCATGGCGGCGGCCCTGCGAACCCTGTTCATCGACAGCTTTCGGATAGACCAGGGAGCGGCTCCCGGCTATCTTCGCCTGTTGGCTGGACGTGGTTTGCTGATGGCTGGTTTTTTTGCCTTGCAGGGATTCGCCCAGTATTTTGTTGCCGACGTCATGCCGGTCGAAAACCCGGCAGCTACGACAGCGTTTCTGATGGCCGTCATGGGGGCCGCAATCTTTTTGCTTGCCGTGCCCACCGGCGTTCTGGCTGATCGCTACGGACGACGCCCTCTCAACCTTGTTTCCGGCCTGCTGGGCGCTGCTGCTGCCCTGAGCCTGGTATTCGTTGGTAACGTCGCTCAATTGATTATTGCAGGTGGATTCGTGGGCGCGTCCGCCGGAATCTTCCTGAGTGTGAACTGGGCATGGGCTGCCGATCTGGTGCCACCCGACGAGGCGGGGCGTTACCTGGGGTTGGGCAACCTGGCGACCGCCGGCGCCAGCGCATTCTCCCGCCTGTTTGCAGGACCTATCATCGATG
Encoded proteins:
- a CDS encoding MFS transporter, which codes for MMQPSDRQPSKSEASMALAGFINLSAAWFGLSYLWSGLHAILLPLMLIGLVPEAFKNTFLGVLTFAGLIMAMLTQPIAGAISDRSGLFGRFGKRRPWMVLGTGADLIFLLLLGLATQFWWLLLAYVGLQIASSFAEASLQGLLPDLVPNEQRGRGSGYKNAAQIAGFVAGVGIGGFLAGRGQIREALLATGIILVGTTAWTSLGVHEEPVARARTKSLSMAAALRTLFIDSFRIDQGAAPGYLRLLAGRGLLMAGFFALQGFAQYFVADVMPVENPAATTAFLMAVMGAAIFLLAVPTGVLADRYGRRPLNLVSGLLGAAAALSLVFVGNVAQLIIAGGFVGASAGIFLSVNWAWAADLVPPDEAGRYLGLGNLATAGASAFSRLFAGPIIDAGNALQIGLGYHVLFGILAVGMVAGTYLLAGVPETRGMVAEPAREILRREGPE